Genomic window (Planococcus sp. MSAK28401):
ATGAGGCCAATAGCAAAAAAAGGATTCACTTTATCTGTGCTTATTTATGCCGTTCTTCATTTCATTCACTATTTTCATGCCAACTCATGGACGGAAGCATTATTGCCGATTGCCGGCTTATTCAGTTTAGTGTTTGCGTTCGGCGTGTTGCCGCTTCGCAAGTTGCAGCTGCAGACATTCCTCGCGGTTACCGCGATCGGTGTGCTGGCGGCGACGAGCCAGAATTTCTGGCAGGATCTGGCGTCAGCGTTCGTCCAGATGAAAAGCCTGATCGCCTTATTGTTGATCGTTCCGATGATCAGCTGGGTGCTCAGGGAAGAGCCTTACATAGAAGAGATCATGAGCTTCGGCAATAAATGGTTGAACAAGAGCCAGACCTTTTACGCAGGGCTGATGGGCATGACGCAGATCATCTCACATTTCCTGTTGTTCGGAGTCGTGCCGATGATGTACAGGTTCATCGATTCATTTTTGAAAGATCATAAGGACGAAGCATGGGAAAATTACAAGGGGACGGCAATTTTACGCGGCTTCGCCTTGTCGACCATGTGGGTCATCAGCATTCCGAGCTTCATCTTCGCGGTTGGGGCGATGGATGCGGTGTTATGGAAGTCGATGCTGCTCGGCCTCGGCGCAGCTATTGCCGGGACTTTGCTGTCGGTTGCCTTTGCGACGGCGGATGAGAAACGCTACGGCAAGGATTTCTCGGCCGTGCTGACGAATGAAATCGATAAAGCGGTGGCGAACTCCCGAAATGCGGGCAGATGGAATAGAGACGTTGCGGAATTCGTTTTCCTGTTCATCTCGCTATTCGGCACGATCTTCATTCTCCACGAATGGACGGGGGCTGACTTTCTTGTCGTCATCCCGCTTGTCATTCTCGTCTGGACCTTCCTGTACTTCCTGCTCAAAAGACGCACAGGAAGCTATGCGCGGGAAGCGGCGATTTATTACAGAGAAGGCGTATCAAAACAAGCCCAACAGTTCAGCATTCTGCTTGCTGCAGGCTTGCTCATCTATGCGCTCAATCAATCGGCAGTCGGCGATTACGTCATCGGGGCAATGAATTATCTGACCGGCCATGTGCCGTTTTTGAACTTGCTGTTCCTGATCCCGTTTATTGTCATCTTCCTGGGCTTTATCGGGCTCGGGCCGCTGCCGGTCATCGTTCTGGTGACGGGGGTATTGGAATCGGCCGTATTGCCATTTCCGCCTGAACTGATCGTCCTTGCAGTGACATCAGGAAGCGTCATTTCCATCATCTTGTCGCCGTTTGTTATGCCGGTGATTATTTTAAGCAGCGTCAACGGCTTGAGCGGCATCCGTAATGGACTGCGCTTCAATTTAAAATTTGCCATTGCTTTCTATATCATGATTCAAATATTTGTCCAGACTTTATTGTATTTCTGGAGTTGAAAAAATGCCCGAAGAGCCTAACGGTTCTTCGGGCATTTTTGGGTCTTCATTGAAAGTAGAGTTATTTTGTCATATAATTTAGAAAATATAGAAAAGGGAGGCTGTCCAGTATCAGAAAGTGCCAGTAATGCTTTTTGGGTCAACTGTTATGCCATTGGAAGGGCTAGCCGTCATTCCAGCGTAGTTGCCTTGATTGATCTTGGCGCAGGAAAGCTATTTGAAAAAAGCGGGCTTATTCGACCTTGCGAAAGCGCAATATGGATAATAGAAAACCCGCCATTCAAGTGCTGAATGGCGGGTTTTTGTGCATCTGTTAAGCTTGCGGCGCATGGATGTCCCACGATAACTTCAACGAGTCAGCCAAATACTCGGCAGCTTCCATGGCTTCAAAATCATCGACTTGGAAGTGGGAGTGATTGGCTGCATAAATCGATTGGCGCTCGCGGAAAAGCTGTTCCATCTCTTGAAGGGTCTTATCTTTAAGGAGCGGCCGTGTTTCCGTCAGCACGTGAATGCGTTCTTTCCAGGAATCCCAGGAAATATCAAAATACAAAACTGTGCAATTTGCCAGGCAATTGCGGCGGTTTTCTTCCTGGAGAAAAGCGCCTCCCCCGACAGAAATCACGAGCAAAGGCTGGCTGCCGAAAGCCTTGATCAATTCCCGCTCCTTGTTGCGGAATACGTTTTCCCCGTAAGTTTTAAAAATTTCCGGGATCGGCAAGCCGAATGCCTTTTCGATTTCTTCGTCGATGTCAATAAAATCGCGGTAAAGCCGGCGTGCCAATAATTTGCCGACTGTCGTTTTTCCGGCTCCCATAAAACCTGTGCAGACGATGCTTTTTTCACGGACGGACAAAGGGAAATTCAACACGACCACTCTCTTTCTATTTTGGATAATCTCAGTTTTCACTTCACCACTTTACCGCACTGCATCAGCGAATTGGAAGGGGGAAGTGAAAATATAAAGAACTTTACATCGCAGCTTGATGGATCATTGGCAGGAGATACAGGGTAAAGAGAAAAAAAAGGAGGGATAGGATGAGCAGCACATACATATTGAGCGGATCCTATGCGACCGCTGAACAGGCGGGTATCACGCTTTGGGAATTAGAGCCCGCTACAGGAAAATTGACAAAACAGGCAGAAGTGGGGGGAGTGGAGCGCCCTTCATTCCTGGCGGCCCATCCAAACGGCACCAGCTTTGTGGCTGTCAGTGAAACAGGCGACGGGGAAGTGGTCGCCTATTGGCTGAACCCCCAAAAAGGCATGATCCAAGAACTGAACCGCCAAAATGCTGGGGGCGACCATCCAGCCCACATCACGATCGACGAAGACGGGCAATGGGCGGTTTCTGTCACCTATTCCGGAGCACATGTTACGGTTCATCCGCTTTCTGCGGACGGGTCAATCGGTGAAATGACCGATTCCAAGCGCCATAAAGGAAGCGGGGCAAATCCAGATCGGCAAGATGCTGCACATCCGCACTCGGCTTTTCAATTACCGGGAACGAATCGCTTCTTCGTCTCCGATCTCGGAATGGACGCAATTGTCCGTTACCGCCTCGACCTGCATTCAGGAACGCTTGAACAGGAAGCCGTGACCAAGACGGCACCAGGCGCAGGGCCGCGTCATCTTGCGTTTCATCCATCCGAAGATTTCGCTTACGGGGTGAATGAACTCGATTCGACCGTTTCCGTTTATGCGCTGGAAGGCAAGGGCTTGAAAGCGGTACAGAACATTTCAGCATTGCCGGAGCATTTCACGGGGAACAATACTGCTGCTGAAATTGCCGTATCGGGAGACGGGCGCTTTGTCTATGCTTCAAACCGAGGCCACGACAGCATAGCGGTGTTCCGGGTGGCACAAGGTTTATTGGAATCGGTTGGCCATGCAGATGCTGGCGGAGCGGGGCCGCGCCACTTCACGCTGGTGCCGAACAGCCCGTGGATCGTTATTGCTCATGAAGAGTCGGGAACGATCGCCGTCAAGAAAATTGGCGAAGACGGGATGCCAGGTGAGACAGCCGACATGGTCGATACGGTCGCTCCCGTCTGCGTACGCTTGCTGAAATAGCAAAAGGCAGAGCCGAAGCCCTGCCCATTCACCAATCGGTTTGCGTTTTTTCCATCAGCCCAAGTTCTTTCAATAACCGGACTGCCGGGCTGTCTTGATTGCTCTCGAACGCTTTTTCCGTACATTCGGAATGCGGCGGGTAATTCAATTCTTGTGCCTGGCCGAGCATCGATTCTTCGAGGAAATTCGTCGGGTCGGATTCTTCGAAGCAAGACGGTGCGATAAACGTGCGATGCGTATGTTCGAGCACAATGCGGCTTTGTGCGGAAGGTTCGTTTTCCTGGGGCATGAAAAACCAGGCAGCCGCAGCAGCGACGAGCACGCATGCGGCAGCGATGATTAGCGGTTTGCGTTTCATCCTTGCGCCTCCTCGACGAGGATTTCCGCATCGCGGACGATATCTTCAACAGGTGGGTTCAGGCCGTCATAGTCTTTCATGATGACGCCTTCGTGGTCGATCAAATAAAACGAAGTGCCATGGATCACTTGTGTGTCATCTTGTGGCTTCTGGGCAATCGTCTTGAAGTTCTCAAGCGCAAATTCGGCGATTTCTTCCTGGGAGTAGCCGGTCAGCAGATGCCAGCTGGTCAAATCGACATCGTAGCTTTCCGCATACGATTTCAAGGTTTCCGGTGTGTCGACGGTTGGGTCTACGCTGAATGAAACGATTTCGACGTCAAGCCCTTGCGCCTGAAGTTCTTCTTGGACGCCTTTCATGTTGGCCATCATCGGCAGACAGACAGTCGTGCAACTGGTGAAGACAAAATCAGCCAGCCAGACTTTTCCTTCGAGGTCGCTGGATCCGAAATCTTCATTATTATGGTCAGTGAATGTGAATTCTTCTGTTTCCCAATTCAATGGGTCGTCAATGCCTTGGCCGCAGGCAGCCAAAAACAAGATGCCAATCAGTAAGAGGCTCAGTAAATAAGTTTGGGCTCGCAAAAATTTCGCGTCCTTTCTATGTTGAAGCTTGTCTGTCTTTAGCCTATTCCAAACCGCGCCTGACGACAAGCCGTTAGATCGGGAAAAATATGAAGACATTGCGACATTCCAGCCGTTTGTGGAATTTCTTGGCAGTCATCGGCATCTTAACAAGGACTTTACATTTCAAATGTAGAATAGAAACTAAACTTGGTTTTGGCCAAAAGGAGGCGCTGCATGGAATTTTTGTTAAACACATGGACGAAAGAACGGCTGCAAGCTTTTCATGAAGGACAGATGGTCGATGGCTATTTGTATTTCGGCGCACATGCATTTGGGGAAGAAACGACATTTTCGGTTTGGGCTCCTGACATTGAAGGCATCGATGTTGTCTGCGTGAACTCTGAGACGGAAGACACCTCCACTTATCCATTAGAGCGGCATCCGCAGGACGAGAGCATATGGGGGGTGAGTATCCCGGAAAATTTGGAAGGCTGGCTCTATGAATATGCGCTTCGGACGCCAAGAGGCGAAGTGCTGTGGAAATCGGATCCGTACGCGCGGCAAAGCGAGAAACGGCCGTTCACCAAATCCATCGTCTCGGGTCCGGAGGAATACGCTTGGCCGCTAGAGGTCCTGAAGCTCAAGCAAACGATCAACGACAAGCATCTGGAACGCGCCATGGCCATTTACGAAGTGCATATCGGCACTTGGCGGCGCAAGGAAAACGGGGAATTCTATACGTACCGCGAAATTGCAGATCAGCTGATTCCGTATGTCATCGACATGGGCTTCACGCATATCCAGATTTTGCCGATTACCGAGCATCCACTCGATGAATCTTGGGGCTACCAGACAACGGGATACTTTTCGCCGACAGGACGCTACGGAACGGCCGAAGACTTAAAGTATTTCGTCACGGCATGCGCAGAACACGGCCTTGGCTTGTTCTTGGACTGGGTCCCTGGCCATTTTTGTGTGGACCAGCACGGATTGGCGAATTTCAATGGCCAGCTGCTTTACGAAGAAGCGCGGGAAGAGCGCCGCATGAATCCGGATTGGGGCACGTTGAACTTTGACATCAATAAGGGCGAAGTCGTGAGTTTCATTTTGTCGAGTGCCCATTATTGGCTGGAGGAATTCAAGTTCGACGGCTACCGGATGGATGCGCTCGTCAATCTATTGTTTATCCCGAACATCAAGGAGCGTCCGCACAACACGGAAGGAGCGGATTTCCTCAGAAAGCTGACGGCTAGCTTGAAGCTCCATTATCCGGAGAAATTGCTGATTGCAGAAGATGCCTGGCATTATCCGAAAGTGACGCATCCGGTCGAATCCGGCGGTGTCGGCTTCGACTATAAATGGAACTTCGGCTGGATGCACGACACCCTTGAGTATATGAAAACGCCGCCGGCAGAACGGTCGAAAGCCCATAGCAAAATGAATTTTTCGATGGTGTATCAATACGAAGAGCGTTACCAAGTGATTTTTTCCCATGACACTGTAGCGGATGGGCGGAAATCCTTGCTCAACAAGCTGCCGGGCACAAAGGAGGAGCGGTTCCTCCAATTGCGCTTGCTGTTCGGGTTTTGGATGGCGCATCCCGGCAAGAAATTATTGTTCATGGGCCAGGAGTTTGGCCATTTCGAGGAATGGGAATTCCAGCCGGAACTCGATTGGGCATCGCTTGAAGATCCCCAACATAAAGGGATCGCTGAATTCATGAAAGAATTACTGGCATTCTACCGGAGCGAAAGAGCGTTTTTTGAACTCGATGATGAACGCGACGGTTTTATGTGGCTCGATGCCGATAATCACGAACAGAGCGTAGCGACCTTTATCCGCAGAGGATTTTTGCCGGAAGATGAGTGCCTTGTGCTGTGCAATTTCTCTGAACATCATTATGAAAAATTTCATGTCGGGGCACCGCGAAAAGGCTCTTATGAAGAAATCTTCTCCACCAATTCAGCAAAGTTTGGCGGTACGGCTGTAGATTTGCAGCGTTCGGCAGAAACACTCGATGTTTCGTGCGACAATCAGGATTTCTCATTGAAGCTTGACTTGCCGCCGTTCACGATGAGCATCTGGAAAAAAAGAAAAGATGGGAGTGATTTATTGTGAATGAAAAAGTTGTTGCCATGCTTCTCGCAGGCGGGCAAGGAAGCCGTTTAAAATCATTGACATACGATATTGCCAAGCCAGCCATTCCATACGGTGGAAAATACCGGATCATTGATTTTCCTTTATCGAATTGCACCAATTCGGGCATTACCACGGTCGGTGTGCTGACCCAGTATCAACCGCATGCACTTCACCGCTATATCGGGCTCGGCACCCCTTGGGACCTTGACCGCCATAAAGGCGGGGTGACGATGCTGCCGCCATACGCCGAAATCGACGGCATCAAATGGTATGCCGGAACGGCTAGCGCAATTTACCAGAACATCAATTTCTTGACCAGCTGCGAACCTGATTACGTCTTGATTCTATCGGGCGACCATATTTATAAGATGGATTATGAAAAGTTAATTGAATATCATAAAGAAAAACAGGCGGATGTCACGATTTCTGTCTTAGAAGTTCCTTGGGAAGATGCGAGCCGCTTCGGCCTTGTTGATACGGATGATGACATGAACGTCATTGAATTCAGTGAAAAGCCGGAAAATCCGAAAAGCAATCTTGCTTCTATGGGCGTTTATGTCTTTGATTGGAAAAAGCTGGAGTCTTATTTAGAAGATGATAACAATATAGAAGAGTCGACCCATGATTTCGGAAAAGATATTCTGCCAAAAATGCTGTCCGATCACAAGAAAATGGTGGCATATCCATTTAAGGGCTATTGGAAAGATGTTGGGACAGTAGATAGTTTGTGGGAGGCGAATATGGATCTTCTCAATCCATCGGCAGGGCTCGTATTGCACGATCCTGCCTGGCGGATCTATTCATCGAACCCTCAGTTGCCGCCGCAAGTGATCACCGACTCGGGGCGTGTGCAAGGCTCGATGGTCAATGAAGGCTGTGTGATCAGCGGGACGGTCAGGCATTCAGTGATTTTCCAAAATGTCCTCATCGAAAAAGATGCGGTCGTCGAAGACAGTGTCGTCATGAGTGGCACGAAAATCGGGCGAGGAGCCCATTTGAGCCGAGTCATCGTTCCACCAGACATTACAGTTCCGGAAAATTACCGGCTGCTTGAGCCTGCAAAGGGCATTACGCTGCTAACGCAAGACTTAATCGATTCGTGGAAGGAGAGTGGGCAGCAATGACTTTGATGGCCGCAGTGGACGCTTCTGTAAAAGTAGCTGGACTCCAAGATTTGACCATTCATCGATCGGTCTCCTCGATTCCGTTCGCAGGGAGATACCGCCTGATCGATTTCGCTTTATCGAATTTGGTGAACGCAGATATCAACTCCGTCGGCATTTTCGCTTCGCAGCCCTTTGGATCGCTGATTGACCACATCGGAGTTGGGAAAAGCTGGGATTTGGATAGACGCAAAGAAGGCTTGTTCTTCCTGCCGACGACCCATCAAAATGGGGGCATCGCTACAGTCGGGTCATTCCGTGACTTCGAGGAGCATCTCCAGTTTTTTGAAAAAAGCCGCCAAACGCATGTGGTGGTCACGAGCAGCTTTGTCGCGGGACAATTGGATTATAAAGAAATGCTGGCCCATCACTTGGCATCCGGAAAAGACATCACCGAAGCGGTCGGGGCAAGCGGCTCTTTGAAATCATATATCCTGTCGCGCAGATTGATGCTCGAATTGATTCGTTCTTACCGGGAAAAGCGCATTCTCAGCATCGAAGATTTAGTGAATTTGAAAAAAGCGCCTTACTCATATGGCGTTTATGAATATAAAGGGTATTTCGCCATCATCGATTCGATCCAGCAATACTTTAAAGAGTCGTTCGGGCTATTGGACGAGAACAACCGCCGATTGCTGTTTTTGCCTCAAGCACCGATCTATACAAAAGTGAAAGACGAGCCGCCAACGCGTTACCTTGATGGATCAAACGTATCGAACTCAATGATGGCAAACGGCAGCACGATCTTGGGCAACGTCAAAAACAGCATCATCAGCCGTGCGGTCACGATCGGCATCAATGCGAGTTTGGATAGTTGCATCATCATGCAGAAATGTACAATTGAAGAAAATTGTGAACTCGCTTATATCATTGCGGACAAAGACGTCTATATCGAAAAAGGCGTGAAGTTGATCGGCACACCGGAACGGCCGATCGTCCTCAGGAAGGGCGAACGGGTCACGAAGGAGGATTCCCAATGAAGATTGTGATGGCTGCTGCGGAATGCGCCCCTTTTGCTAAAGCGGGGGGCCTCGCTGATGTAATCGGGGCATTGCCGCAGGAATTGGCCCGCCTCGGACATGAGGTGCAGGTCATCATCCCGAAATACAGTTTGATCCACGAACGCTACCAGCAGGAATTCCAGAAAACGGAAGAACATTCCTTTGAATTTAAAGGCGAAGAGAAAAACTATGCGATACATGAACTCAATATACATGGCGTCGAGTTCCTGTTTCTAGAAAATGATTCTTATTTTGAACGGGACAGCATTTACGGGCCGGATGATGCCGAGCGTTACGCCTTTTTCAGCCGGGCGGTCCTAGATTTCCTGACGCGTTCTGATACAGCTCCGGATGTTCTGCATGTTCATGATTGGCATACGGCTGTTCTGCCATTTTTATTGAAGGAAGATCCGCAATACGAGCAGTTGGCCGGTCGCGTGAAAACCGTACTGACGATCCACAATATCCAGTTCCAAGGCAATTTTTCGAAAGACGTGTTTTTGGAGCAGTACCGGATGGATGAAAAATTTTATGAAAATGGCCAAGTTGCATGGCTCGAAAACTTCAATTCTTTGAAAACCGGTATGCTGTATGCCGATAAATTGACGACGGTCAGCCCGAACTACCGCGATGAAATCTTGACGGAAGCTTACGGGGAACATTTGGAAAACCTGCTTATTGAACGGCAAGCGGATTTGCATGGCATATTGAATGGCATCGATACGGAAGCCTATAACCCGAAAACCGATGAACACATCGCGCAGACTTTTAGCGCAGAGGATTTGCAGGGAAAACAGACGAACAAGCGCGCCATCCAAAAACGCTGCGGCTTGCCAGAACAGCCGGATATTCCATTATTGACAATGGTATCGCGGCTTTCGGGGCAGAAAGGGATCGATATACTCGAACAAAGCTTGCCTGAATTTTTGGAAGGCGATGTCCAGTTTGTGCTGCTCGGTTCAGGAGAAACGCATTTCGAAGAGTTTTTCCAACGCCTTGAAGTGGATTATGCAGGGAAAGTTTCCGTCCATCTCGGCTTTGATGAAGCGTTTGCCCATCAATTATACGCAGGCGCAGATATTTTCCTGATGCCTTCGCATTTTGAACCGTGCGGCTTGAGCCAATTGATTTCCATGCGCTATGGCACGGTTCCGGTTGCGAACCGTACGGGCGGCTTGCGCGATACGGTAGATGAATACGATGAAGATGATAAGACAGGAACGGGCTTCTTAAGCGATTTCAAAGCCGGTATTCATTTCGATGAAGCCTTATCGCGCGCCCTCTCCTTCTATTACAAACCAGACCATTGGAATGCGTTGGTCTACAACGGCATGGCGAGAGATTCGTCATGGTCGCGTTCGGCGAAAGAATACGAGAAATTATATACGAGCTTAAACTGAAGGGTGTGTTGAGAATGTTTTACTCCAAGGAGCAATTCAAGGAAGAATTCAACCGACGATTAACAGTGGAAAATGGGGATAAAACAGAAGGCACAGCTTATAGCGTATTAGGAAAAATGGTTTGTGAACAAGTTTTGCAGGAATGGGACAAGCAGCAAGCAGCCAACCGGGACAGCGGTGAAAAGCAATTGTATTATCTGTCCATTGAATTCCTGCTAGGCCGCTTGCTCGGGCAAAACCTGCACAATTTGGGTGCTTACAATATGGTAGAAGAAGCACTTGGGGAACTCGGCTATAAACTATCAGAAATCGAAGAACTCGAACAGGAACCGGGGCTTGGAAACGGAGGGCTTGGACGCTTGGCGGCGTGTTTCCTGGATTCACTCGCTTCGCTCGGCTTGCCCGGCCATGGCTGTGGAATCCGCTACCGCGGCGGTTTGTTCACGCAACATTTCATCAAAGGCTTTCAAGTGGAGTTGCCGACCGATTGGATTAAAGAAGGGCAAGGCATCGAAGTCCGCAGGGAAGACCTTGCGCTCGACATCCCATTTTATGGGGAAACCAGCATGACTGTCGAAGAGCAAGGCGTCCGGACGGAGCTGGAAAATGCGGTGTGGGTCAAAGCAGTGCCATATGATATGCCGATTGTCGGGGCAGAGGGCGGTACGATCAACACGCTCAGGCTCTGGCAGGCGGAATCGTCTGATCGGCCGTTGCCTTATGGGCTCGGGTATTTG
Coding sequences:
- the glgA gene encoding glycogen synthase GlgA, encoding MKIVMAAAECAPFAKAGGLADVIGALPQELARLGHEVQVIIPKYSLIHERYQQEFQKTEEHSFEFKGEEKNYAIHELNIHGVEFLFLENDSYFERDSIYGPDDAERYAFFSRAVLDFLTRSDTAPDVLHVHDWHTAVLPFLLKEDPQYEQLAGRVKTVLTIHNIQFQGNFSKDVFLEQYRMDEKFYENGQVAWLENFNSLKTGMLYADKLTTVSPNYRDEILTEAYGEHLENLLIERQADLHGILNGIDTEAYNPKTDEHIAQTFSAEDLQGKQTNKRAIQKRCGLPEQPDIPLLTMVSRLSGQKGIDILEQSLPEFLEGDVQFVLLGSGETHFEEFFQRLEVDYAGKVSVHLGFDEAFAHQLYAGADIFLMPSHFEPCGLSQLISMRYGTVPVANRTGGLRDTVDEYDEDDKTGTGFLSDFKAGIHFDEALSRALSFYYKPDHWNALVYNGMARDSSWSRSAKEYEKLYTSLN
- a CDS encoding lactonase family protein, whose protein sequence is MSSTYILSGSYATAEQAGITLWELEPATGKLTKQAEVGGVERPSFLAAHPNGTSFVAVSETGDGEVVAYWLNPQKGMIQELNRQNAGGDHPAHITIDEDGQWAVSVTYSGAHVTVHPLSADGSIGEMTDSKRHKGSGANPDRQDAAHPHSAFQLPGTNRFFVSDLGMDAIVRYRLDLHSGTLEQEAVTKTAPGAGPRHLAFHPSEDFAYGVNELDSTVSVYALEGKGLKAVQNISALPEHFTGNNTAAEIAVSGDGRFVYASNRGHDSIAVFRVAQGLLESVGHADAGGAGPRHFTLVPNSPWIVIAHEESGTIAVKKIGEDGMPGETADMVDTVAPVCVRLLK
- a CDS encoding shikimate kinase encodes the protein MLNFPLSVREKSIVCTGFMGAGKTTVGKLLARRLYRDFIDIDEEIEKAFGLPIPEIFKTYGENVFRNKERELIKAFGSQPLLVISVGGGAFLQEENRRNCLANCTVLYFDISWDSWKERIHVLTETRPLLKDKTLQEMEQLFRERQSIYAANHSHFQVDDFEAMEAAEYLADSLKLSWDIHAPQA
- the glgB gene encoding 1,4-alpha-glucan branching protein GlgB; protein product: MEFLLNTWTKERLQAFHEGQMVDGYLYFGAHAFGEETTFSVWAPDIEGIDVVCVNSETEDTSTYPLERHPQDESIWGVSIPENLEGWLYEYALRTPRGEVLWKSDPYARQSEKRPFTKSIVSGPEEYAWPLEVLKLKQTINDKHLERAMAIYEVHIGTWRRKENGEFYTYREIADQLIPYVIDMGFTHIQILPITEHPLDESWGYQTTGYFSPTGRYGTAEDLKYFVTACAEHGLGLFLDWVPGHFCVDQHGLANFNGQLLYEEAREERRMNPDWGTLNFDINKGEVVSFILSSAHYWLEEFKFDGYRMDALVNLLFIPNIKERPHNTEGADFLRKLTASLKLHYPEKLLIAEDAWHYPKVTHPVESGGVGFDYKWNFGWMHDTLEYMKTPPAERSKAHSKMNFSMVYQYEERYQVIFSHDTVADGRKSLLNKLPGTKEERFLQLRLLFGFWMAHPGKKLLFMGQEFGHFEEWEFQPELDWASLEDPQHKGIAEFMKELLAFYRSERAFFELDDERDGFMWLDADNHEQSVATFIRRGFLPEDECLVLCNFSEHHYEKFHVGAPRKGSYEEIFSTNSAKFGGTAVDLQRSAETLDVSCDNQDFSLKLDLPPFTMSIWKKRKDGSDLL
- a CDS encoding SCO family protein; translated protein: MRAQTYLLSLLLIGILFLAACGQGIDDPLNWETEEFTFTDHNNEDFGSSDLEGKVWLADFVFTSCTTVCLPMMANMKGVQEELQAQGLDVEIVSFSVDPTVDTPETLKSYAESYDVDLTSWHLLTGYSQEEIAEFALENFKTIAQKPQDDTQVIHGTSFYLIDHEGVIMKDYDGLNPPVEDIVRDAEILVEEAQG
- a CDS encoding glucose-1-phosphate adenylyltransferase, with amino-acid sequence MNEKVVAMLLAGGQGSRLKSLTYDIAKPAIPYGGKYRIIDFPLSNCTNSGITTVGVLTQYQPHALHRYIGLGTPWDLDRHKGGVTMLPPYAEIDGIKWYAGTASAIYQNINFLTSCEPDYVLILSGDHIYKMDYEKLIEYHKEKQADVTISVLEVPWEDASRFGLVDTDDDMNVIEFSEKPENPKSNLASMGVYVFDWKKLESYLEDDNNIEESTHDFGKDILPKMLSDHKKMVAYPFKGYWKDVGTVDSLWEANMDLLNPSAGLVLHDPAWRIYSSNPQLPPQVITDSGRVQGSMVNEGCVISGTVRHSVIFQNVLIEKDAVVEDSVVMSGTKIGRGAHLSRVIVPPDITVPENYRLLEPAKGITLLTQDLIDSWKESGQQ
- a CDS encoding sugar phosphate nucleotidyltransferase translates to MTLMAAVDASVKVAGLQDLTIHRSVSSIPFAGRYRLIDFALSNLVNADINSVGIFASQPFGSLIDHIGVGKSWDLDRRKEGLFFLPTTHQNGGIATVGSFRDFEEHLQFFEKSRQTHVVVTSSFVAGQLDYKEMLAHHLASGKDITEAVGASGSLKSYILSRRLMLELIRSYREKRILSIEDLVNLKKAPYSYGVYEYKGYFAIIDSIQQYFKESFGLLDENNRRLLFLPQAPIYTKVKDEPPTRYLDGSNVSNSMMANGSTILGNVKNSIISRAVTIGINASLDSCIIMQKCTIEENCELAYIIADKDVYIEKGVKLIGTPERPIVLRKGERVTKEDSQ